A stretch of the Miscanthus floridulus cultivar M001 unplaced genomic scaffold, ASM1932011v1 fs_720_2_3, whole genome shotgun sequence genome encodes the following:
- the LOC136532822 gene encoding uncharacterized protein, with the protein MPSLQSVMVHGGEEKAGGLNGAPPTCTPHTLVSLLRARSERSTKAEEKVEWVRSHLVGRDAEFETPFGRRALLYADHTATGRSLRYIEDYILKNVLPFYGNTHTEDSYVGSKTTWMARKAASYIKRCMGAGPDDALLFCGSGATAAAKRLQEAIGVACPPALLRARGGGAAAAQQLLRAEERWVVFVGPYEHHSNLLSWRQSLADVVEIGSGSGADGDDGLVDLAALRRALASPEYANRPMLGCFSACSNVTGVLTDTRAIARLLHQHGAFACFDFAASGPYVDIDMRSGEMDGYDAVFLSPHKFVGGPGTPGILLMNRALYRLAGMPPSTCGGGTVAYVNGFSEEDTVYYDDIEEREDAGTPPIVQKVRASLAFWVKEHVGRDAVALREQVYAEAAMARLLSNPNVEVLGNVAARRLPIFSFLVYPGGEGDDTSYASATGSPRRRRLPLHGRFVAKLLNDLFGIQARSGCACAGPYGHALLGVGEDLSLRIRDAIVRGYHGVKPGWTRVSFAYYLSRDEFRFVLAAIDFVAAHGHRFLPLYSFDWATGNWAFRRRTFKHHVMREELLRDHRGRRTSTTTVVDADSDDDDEQYYPKKKTTAADQQQAAGLTADKFQSYLETATKIALSLPDTYHELVASVPKGLDPNIILFRV; encoded by the exons ATGCCGTCGCTTCAATCGGTGATGGTGCACGGCGGCGAGGAGAAGGCCGGCGGCTTGAATGGCGCGCCGCCCACGTGCACGCCGCATACTCTGGTGAGCCTCCTCCGGGCGCGGTCGGAGCGCAGCACCAAGGCCGAGGAGAAGGTGGAGTGGGTGCGGTCGCATCTCGTCGGCCGCGACGCCGAGTTTGAGACGCCGTTCGGCCGCCGCGCTCTCCTCTACGCCGACCACACCGCCACCGGCCGCAGCCTCCGCTACATCGAGGACTACATCCTCAAGAACGTCCTCCCCTTCTACG GGAACACGCACACGGAGGACAGCTACGTGGGCAGCAAGACGACCTGGATGGCGAGGAAAGCCGCGAGCTACATCAAGCGGTGCATGGGCGCGGGCCCCGACGACGCTCTGCTCTTCTGCGGGTCGGGCGCCACGGCGGCGGCGAAGCGGCTGCAGGAGGCGATCGGGGTGGCGTGCCCGCCGGCGCTGCTTCGggctcgcggcggcggcgccgccgccgcgcagcagCTGCTGCGCGCGGAGGAGCGGTGGGTCGTGTTCGTGGGGCCCTACGAGCACCACTCCAACCTGCTGTCGTGGCGCCAGAGCCTGGCCGACGTCGTGGAGATCGGCTCGGGCTCGGGCGCCGACGGCGACGACGGGCTCGTCGACCTCGCCGCGCTGCGGCGCGCGCTGGCGTCGCCCGAGTACGCCAACCGCCCCATGCTGGGCTGTTTCTCGGCGTGCAGCAACGTCACCGGCGTGCTCACCGACACCCGCGCCATCGCACGCCTCCTCCACCAGCACGGCGCCTTCGCCTGCTTCGACTTCGCTGCCAG CGGGCCCTACGTGGACATCGACATGCGGTCGGGGGAGATGGACGGCTACGACGCGGTGTTCCTCAGCCCGCACAAGTTCGTCGGCGGGCCGGGCACGCCGGGGATCCTGCTCATGAACCGGGCGCTCTACCGCCTCGCCGGCATGCCGCCGTCCACCTGCGGCGGCGGCACCGTCGCCTACGTCAACGGATTCAGCGAGGAG GACACGGTGTACTACGACGACATCGAGGAGCGGGAGGACGCCGGCACGCCGCCCATCGTGCAGAAGGTGCGCGCGTCGCTGGCGTTCTGGGTGAAGGAGCACGTCGGCCGCGACGCCGTCGCGCTGCGGGAGCAGGTCTAcgcggaggcggccatggcgcggctGCTCAGCAACCCCAACGTCGAGGTGCTCGGCAACGTCGCCGCTCGCCGCCTGCCCATCTTCAGCTTCCTCGTCTACCCGGGCGGAGAAGGAGATGACACCTCCTACGCGTCAGCGACCGGgagcccgcggcggcggcggctgcccctGCACGGCCGGTTCGTCGCCAAGCTCCTCAACGACCTGTTCGGGATCCAGGCCAGGAGCGGCTGCGCGTGCGCGGGGCCCTACGGCCACGCGCTCCTCGGCGTCGGCGAGGACCTCTCGCTCCGCATCCGCGACGCCATCGTCAGGGGGTACCACGGCGTGAAGCCCGGGTGGACGCGGGTCAGCTTCGCCTACTACCTCTCCCGCGACGAGTTCCGCTTCGTGCTCGCCGCCATCGACTTCGTCGCCGCGCACGGCCACCGATTCCTCCCGCTCTACAGCTTTGACTGGGCCACGGGAAACTGGGCGTTCCGCCGACGGACGTTCAAGCACCACGTCATGAGGGAGGAGCTGCTGCGCGATCACCGTGGCCGccgcacctccaccaccaccgtcgtCGACGCCGAttcggacgacgacgacgagcagtactacccgaagaagaagaccaccGCCGCGGATCAGCAGCAGGCTGCTGGCCTGACCGCCGACAAGTTTCAGAGCTACCTGGAGACTGCCACCAAGATCGCGCTGTCGCTGCCGGACACGTACCATGAACTCGTTGCGAGCGTGCCCAAGGGATTGGACCCCAACATTATACTCTTTCGAGTGTGA